A single Argentina anserina chromosome 7, drPotAnse1.1, whole genome shotgun sequence DNA region contains:
- the LOC126802828 gene encoding cytochrome P450 77A3-like has product MAPTLSFSSASFSSYYHLFFTLLAFLVSGLIFLLTQKTKSKKPHLPPGPPGWPIVGNLFQVARSGKPFFVYVDELRHKYGPIFTLRMGTRTMIILCDAKLVHEALIEKGAVYATRPKENPTRTIFSCNKFTVNASIYGSVWRSLRRNMVQNMLSSTRLKEFRSVRDHAMDKLVERIHMEAKANDGVVSVLKNSRFAVFCILLAMCFGIEMDEETVEKMDQVMKSVLIVLDPRIDDYLPVLSPFFSKQRKRALEVRKEQVDYIVPFIERRRRAIENPGSDREATSFSYLDTLFGLKVEGRKSSPSNEELVSLCSEFLNGGTDTTATALEWGIAQLIVNTQVQEKLYAEVKATVGDRKVDEKDVEKMPYLQAVVKELLRKHPPTYFSLTHAVTEPTTLAGYDIPTSANVEIYLPGISEDHKLWSDPEKFDPDRFFSGREDADITGVTGVRMMPFGVGRRICPGLAMATVHVHLMLARMVQEFEWSAYPDGSKLDFTGKLEFTVVMKNTLRAKIKPRV; this is encoded by the coding sequence ATGGCGCCTACTCTGTCCTTTTCCTCTGCTTCATTTTCCTCTTACTACCACCTCTTCTTCACTCTCTTAGCTTTCCTAGTCTCCGGCCTCATTTTCCTGCTCACCCAGAAAACCAAATCCAAGAAACCCCACCTCCCTCCCGGACCACCTGGATGGCCTATAGTCGGCAACCTCTTCCAAGTCGCCCGCTCCGGCAAGCCCTTCTTCGTCTACGTAGACGAGCTCAGACACAAGTATGGTCCGATATTCACTCTCAGGATGGGCACCAGGACCATGATCATCCTCTGCGACGCCAAGCTCGTCCACGAAGCCCTCATCGAAAAGGGTGCGGTCTACGCCACCAGACCTAAAGAGAATCCCACTAGGACAATCTTCAGCTGCAACAAGTTCACCGTGAACGCTTCCATTTACGGCTCGGTGTGGCGGTCGTTGAGACGGAACATGGTCCAGAACATGCTCAGCTCAACCAGGCTCAAGGAGTTCCGAAGCGTCCGAGACCATGCAATGGACAAACTCGTCGAGAGGATCCACATGGAGGCCAAGGCCAACGACGGCGTCGTTTCGGTGCTCAAGAACTCCCGCTTTGCCGTGTTTTGTATTCTCTTGGCCATGTGTTTCGGGATCGAAATGGACGAAGAGACAGTGGAGAAAATGGATCAGGTAATGAAGTCCGTTCTCATTGTGTTGGATCCCAGAATCGATGACTATCTTCCAGTTCTCAGTCCCTTCTTCTCCAAACAAAGAAAGAGAGCTTTGGAAGTGAGAAAGGAGCAGGTGGATTACATTGTCCCCTTCATCGAACGACGTCGTCGGGCAATTGAAAACCCGGGATCAGATCGAGAAGCCACTTCATTCTCGTACCTCGACACGCTCTTCGGCTTGAAAGTAGAAGGACGCAAATCATCTCCTTCGAACGAGGAGCTGGTGTCACTTTGCTCGGAATTTCTGAACGGCGGGACTGACACGACGGCGACAGCTCTGGAGTGGGGAATAGCACAGCTCATAGTGAACACTCAGGTGCAAGAAAAGCTGTACGCGGAGGTTAAAGCGACGGTCGGTGACAGAAAGGTGGACGAAAAGGACGTAGAGAAAATGCCCTACTTGCAAGCAGTGGTGAAGGAGCTTTTACGAAAACACCCTCCGACCTATTTTTCCCTAACCCATGCAGTGACAGAGCCAACTACATTGGCAGGGTACGACATTCCCACTAGTGCAAATGTCGAGATCTACTTGCCCGGCATCTCGGAGGATCACAAATTGTGGTcggatcccgagaagtttgaCCCCGACCGGTTCTTTTCCGGTAGGGAAGATGCGGACATAACGGGCGTGACCGGTGTAAGAATGATGCCGTTTGGAGTAGGGAGGAGGATTTGCCCTGGTTTGGCCATGGCCACAGTGCATGTTCATCTCATGTTGGCTAGAATGGTTCAAGAGTTTGAGTGGAGTGCGTACCCGGATGGTAGTAAGTTGGATTTTACTGGCAAGTTGGAATTTACGGTGGTGATGAAGAATACGCTTAGAGCTAAGATCAAGCCCAGGGTTTAA